The following proteins come from a genomic window of Lolium rigidum isolate FL_2022 chromosome 5, APGP_CSIRO_Lrig_0.1, whole genome shotgun sequence:
- the LOC124658211 gene encoding osmotin-like protein, producing MARNFAVVLLVLAALAAVSSATTLTIHNLCPHPVWPLVSPNSGLPSISDNTARLDTNALLSLSFPSTFWAGRVVIRTSCGTSSPPRGCWTGEAPPSSVAQITVHDGGNLDRAAYSVSLVDGFNVPMVISPQAVGGGQCPALGCAVDLNCDCPPDQRAAEGAACRGTPAYFKNRCPLTRTTPTDVEPVPQSCRAPGELKIVLCQTSMIQHGAGEADMVIRTVVADN from the coding sequence ATGGCAAGGAACTttgccgtcgtcctcctcgtcctcgcggcGCTGGCCGCGGTCTCGTCGGCGACCACGCTGACCATCCACAACCTCTGCCCGCACCCGGTGTGGCCGCTCGTCAGCCCCAACTCCGGCCTCCCCTCCATCTCCGACAACACCGCGCGCCTCGACACCAACgcgctcctctccctctccttcccgtccacctTCTGGGCCGGCCGCGTCGTCATACGCACCTCCTGCgggacctcctcgccgccgcgcggCTGCTGGACCGGCGAGGCGCCGCCGTCCTCCGTCGCGCAGATCACGGTTCACGACGGCGGGAACCTGGACCGCGCCGCGTACAGCGTGAGCCTGGTGGACGGCTTCAACGTGCCGATGGTCATCAGCCCGCAGGCCGTCGGCGGCGGGCAGTGCCCGGCGCTCGGCTGCGCCGTCGACCTCAACTGCGACTGCCCGCCCGACCAGCGCGCCGCCGAGGGCGCCGCGTGCCGCGGGACCCCGGCGTACTTCAAGAACCGGTGCCCGCTGACGCGGACGACGCCGACCGACGTGGAGCCCGTGCCGCAGAGCTGCCGCGCGCCCGGGGAGCTCAAGATCGTGCTCTGCCAGACGTCCATGATCCAGCACGGAGCCGGGGAGGCCGACATGGTCATCCGCACCGTCGTCGCCGACAACTAG